In one window of Rhodanobacter sp. FDAARGOS 1247 DNA:
- a CDS encoding PD40 domain-containing protein: protein MTNGNRHPKRAAGWHLSLALGLIGASTILCADAAPATAPWALPRISSELFESHGAFDPGHGDFYFVRSSPSFRGWRIMVSHCNADGWGTPADASFAGDGVEADPFISSDGKHLYFISTRSTDGQKHQDLDIWEVDRRDGGGWGEPRRLPPPVNSRGQEWFPRPAPDGWLYFGSDRPGGFGKTDIWRAREDSSGHWQVENLGKAINTPGDEYEPLPSPDGRRLIVMADGGLYQSERQEDGWSERRSLGPAVNVNGSEIGAAFSPSGKSLLFARDTKGPRSGEFYVWQPNGAEAWPPACPTMGRPSMAMPRTEMRFLPSQE from the coding sequence ATGACGAACGGCAATCGCCACCCGAAGCGCGCAGCCGGCTGGCATCTTTCGCTCGCCCTTGGCCTGATCGGCGCGAGCACGATCCTGTGTGCGGACGCGGCACCGGCCACCGCACCGTGGGCGCTACCACGCATCTCGTCGGAGTTGTTCGAGTCGCACGGCGCCTTCGATCCGGGACATGGCGACTTCTATTTCGTGCGCAGCTCGCCGAGTTTCCGCGGCTGGCGAATCATGGTCAGCCACTGCAACGCCGACGGCTGGGGCACGCCTGCCGATGCCAGCTTCGCAGGCGACGGCGTGGAGGCCGATCCCTTCATCAGCTCGGACGGGAAGCACCTGTACTTCATCTCCACTCGTTCGACGGACGGCCAGAAACACCAGGACCTCGACATCTGGGAGGTCGACCGCCGCGATGGGGGTGGCTGGGGCGAGCCTCGACGATTGCCACCGCCGGTCAATTCGCGCGGGCAGGAGTGGTTCCCGCGCCCGGCGCCAGACGGCTGGTTGTATTTCGGTTCCGATCGCCCGGGCGGTTTTGGCAAGACCGACATCTGGCGTGCCCGCGAAGACAGCTCGGGCCACTGGCAGGTGGAGAACCTGGGCAAGGCGATCAATACGCCGGGCGATGAGTACGAACCGCTGCCTTCACCGGACGGCCGGCGGCTGATCGTGATGGCCGATGGCGGTCTGTACCAGAGCGAGCGCCAGGAGGATGGCTGGAGCGAGCGCCGCAGCCTCGGCCCGGCGGTGAACGTCAATGGCAGCGAGATCGGTGCGGCATTTTCGCCGAGCGGAAAATCCCTGCTGTTCGCGCGCGATACCAAGGGGCCGCGCTCCGGCGAGTTCTATGTCTGGCAGCCGAATGGTGCCGAAGCATGGCCGCCGGCGTGCCCGACCATGGGTCGCCCGTCGATGGCGATGCCTCGTACGGAAATGCGGTTCCTGCCTTCGCAGGAATGA
- the mtnA gene encoding S-methyl-5-thioribose-1-phosphate isomerase → MTISPTPTREHDSIRAVQWQGDHLRLLDQRLLPAEEHWIDCRDAEQVTQAIRDLVVRGAPAIGIAAAWGVAMAAQQGATLEPVLATLRAARPTAVNLMWALDRMKKRIAAGADADALVREAQAIQDEDLAANRHMGELGASLITAGSGVLTHCNTGSLATAGYGTALGVIRAGVAAGRIARVYAGETRPWQQGARLTMWELMRDGVPAQLIADSAAAHLMKSGAVQWVIVGADRIAANGDTANKIGTYQLAIAAKYHGVKFMVVAPSSTVDMATGTGEEIEIELRDAAELLSTAGRRTVVEGAQAWNPVFDVAPAELIDAIVTERGVIERPNSLAMQAMFG, encoded by the coding sequence ATGACGATTTCGCCGACGCCAACCCGCGAACACGATTCCATCCGTGCCGTGCAGTGGCAGGGCGATCATTTGCGCCTGCTCGATCAGCGCCTGCTGCCGGCCGAAGAGCACTGGATCGATTGCCGCGATGCGGAGCAGGTCACCCAGGCGATCCGCGATCTGGTGGTGCGCGGAGCGCCGGCCATCGGCATTGCTGCGGCCTGGGGCGTGGCGATGGCTGCGCAGCAGGGCGCGACGCTGGAGCCGGTATTGGCAACCCTGCGTGCCGCCCGCCCCACGGCGGTGAACCTGATGTGGGCACTGGATCGGATGAAGAAGCGCATCGCCGCCGGTGCCGATGCCGACGCACTGGTGCGCGAGGCACAGGCGATCCAGGATGAAGACCTGGCCGCCAATCGGCACATGGGCGAGCTGGGGGCATCGCTGATCACGGCCGGTTCGGGGGTGTTGACACATTGCAACACCGGCTCGCTGGCCACCGCCGGTTACGGCACGGCGCTGGGCGTGATTCGCGCCGGCGTCGCGGCGGGGCGGATCGCGCGGGTCTATGCCGGCGAAACCCGGCCATGGCAGCAAGGTGCCAGGTTGACCATGTGGGAACTGATGCGCGACGGCGTCCCGGCCCAGCTGATCGCCGATTCCGCCGCGGCCCACCTGATGAAATCCGGTGCGGTGCAATGGGTGATCGTGGGTGCCGACCGGATCGCCGCCAACGGCGACACCGCGAACAAGATCGGTACCTACCAGCTGGCCATCGCCGCGAAATACCACGGCGTGAAGTTCATGGTGGTGGCGCCGTCCTCCACGGTCGACATGGCCACGGGCACGGGCGAGGAAATCGAGATCGAACTGCGTGATGCGGCCGAGTTGCTGAGCACCGCCGGCCGCCGCACGGTGGTCGAGGGCGCACAGGCGTGGAACCCGGTATTCGATGTGGCGCCCGCCGAACTCATCGATGCGATCGTCACCGAGCGCGGCGTGATCGAGCGGCCGAACAGCCTCGCCATGCAGGCGATGTTCGGCTGA
- the gyrA gene encoding DNA gyrase subunit A: MAELAKEIIRVNIEDEMRQSYLDYAMSVIVGRALPDVRDGLKPVHRRVLFAMSELGNVWNKPYKKSARVVGDVIGKYHPHGDQSVYDAIVRMAQPFSLRYMLVDGQGNFGSVDGDNAAAMRYTEVRMSRLTHELLADIDKDTVDFGPNYDESEHEPLVLPSRVPTLLVNGSAGIAVGMATNIPPHNLNEVIAATIALIDEPALSIDQLMHYVPGPDFPTSGIINGSSGIIEAYRTGRGRILVRARAEIETEANGRETIIIHELPYQVNKARLIEKIAELVKEKKLEGISELRDESDKDGMRVVIEIRKDAMGDVVLNNLFQQTQLQVTFGINMVALLDGQPKLLNLKDILEAFIRHRREVVTRRTIFELRKARARAHILEGLTVALANIDEMIELIKTSSSPAEARERMLARKWQPGMVGALLSAAGADASRPEDMDPREGLKADGYQLSEIQAQEILAMRLHRLTGLEQEKLSDEYRQILEAIRALIEILENPDRLLEVIREELEAIKAEFGDARRTEIQHSQEDLNVLDLIAPEDVVVTLSHTGYIKRQPASTYRAQKRGGKGRSASALKDEDFVEQLWVVNTHDTLLAFTSTGRVYWQKVYQIPESGPGARGKPIINLLPLGEGEKVQAVLPIREYAEDRFVFFATRHGTVKKTPLSEFAFQLQKGKLAIKLHDDDALVNVELTDGNSDILLFASNGKVNRFDENTVRSMGRTASGVRGMKLVGGAEVVSLIVAAEGDILTATARGYGKRTELAEFTKKGRGTQGVIGIQCSERNGALVGAVQVTEAHELMLISDQGTLVRTRVAEVSQLGRNTQGVTLIKLPADETLVSVMRLDAEEDNGEDAEVVGADVPGGGDDAATEPAAGEE; the protein is encoded by the coding sequence ATGGCAGAACTCGCCAAAGAAATCATTCGCGTCAACATCGAAGACGAGATGCGCCAGAGCTACCTCGATTACGCCATGAGCGTGATCGTGGGGCGCGCTCTTCCCGATGTGCGCGATGGTCTGAAACCCGTGCATCGCCGCGTGCTGTTCGCGATGAGCGAGCTGGGCAACGTGTGGAACAAGCCGTACAAGAAATCGGCGCGCGTGGTCGGTGACGTAATCGGTAAATACCATCCGCACGGCGACCAGTCGGTCTACGACGCGATCGTGCGCATGGCGCAACCGTTCTCGCTGCGCTACATGCTGGTCGACGGCCAGGGCAACTTCGGCTCGGTCGACGGCGACAACGCCGCGGCGATGCGATACACCGAAGTGCGCATGTCGCGGCTCACCCACGAGCTGCTGGCCGACATCGACAAGGACACCGTCGACTTCGGGCCGAACTACGACGAGAGCGAGCACGAGCCGCTGGTGCTGCCGTCGCGCGTGCCGACCCTGCTGGTGAACGGTTCGGCCGGCATCGCGGTCGGCATGGCCACCAACATCCCGCCGCACAATCTCAACGAAGTCATTGCCGCGACGATCGCGCTGATCGATGAGCCGGCGCTGTCGATCGACCAGCTGATGCATTACGTGCCGGGTCCGGACTTTCCGACCAGCGGCATCATCAACGGCTCGTCCGGCATCATCGAGGCCTACCGCACCGGCCGCGGCCGCATCCTGGTGCGGGCCAGGGCGGAGATCGAAACCGAGGCCAACGGCCGCGAGACGATCATCATCCACGAGCTGCCCTACCAGGTGAACAAGGCGCGGCTGATCGAGAAGATCGCCGAGCTGGTCAAGGAAAAGAAGCTCGAAGGCATCAGCGAGCTGCGCGACGAGTCCGACAAGGACGGCATGCGCGTCGTCATCGAGATCCGCAAGGACGCGATGGGTGACGTGGTGCTGAACAACCTGTTCCAGCAGACCCAGCTGCAGGTCACCTTCGGCATCAACATGGTGGCCCTGCTGGACGGCCAGCCGAAGCTGCTGAACCTCAAGGACATCCTCGAGGCGTTCATCCGCCACCGTCGCGAAGTGGTCACCCGCCGCACCATTTTCGAGCTGCGCAAGGCACGCGCCCGCGCGCACATCCTCGAAGGCCTTACCGTGGCGCTGGCCAACATCGACGAGATGATCGAACTGATCAAGACCTCGTCGTCGCCGGCCGAAGCACGCGAGCGCATGCTGGCACGCAAGTGGCAGCCGGGCATGGTCGGCGCCTTGCTCTCCGCCGCCGGCGCCGATGCGTCGCGACCGGAGGACATGGACCCGCGCGAAGGCCTGAAGGCCGACGGTTACCAGCTGTCCGAGATCCAGGCCCAGGAAATCCTGGCGATGCGCCTGCATCGCCTGACCGGGCTGGAGCAGGAAAAGCTTTCCGACGAGTACCGTCAGATCCTCGAGGCGATCCGCGCCCTGATCGAGATCCTGGAAAACCCCGATCGCCTGCTCGAGGTGATCCGCGAGGAACTCGAGGCGATCAAGGCCGAGTTCGGCGATGCCCGTCGCACCGAGATCCAGCATTCGCAGGAAGATCTCAACGTGCTCGACCTGATCGCGCCGGAAGACGTCGTGGTCACGCTGTCGCATACCGGCTACATCAAGCGCCAGCCGGCCAGCACCTACCGCGCGCAGAAGCGCGGCGGCAAGGGGCGTTCGGCTTCCGCGCTGAAGGACGAGGATTTCGTCGAGCAGCTGTGGGTGGTCAACACGCACGACACCTTGCTGGCCTTCACCAGCACCGGTCGGGTCTATTGGCAGAAGGTCTACCAGATTCCCGAGTCGGGCCCGGGTGCGCGCGGCAAGCCGATCATCAACCTGCTGCCGCTGGGCGAGGGCGAGAAGGTGCAGGCAGTGCTGCCGATCCGCGAGTATGCGGAAGATCGTTTCGTGTTCTTCGCCACCAGGCACGGCACGGTGAAGAAGACTCCGCTGTCCGAGTTCGCCTTCCAGCTGCAGAAGGGCAAGCTGGCGATCAAGCTGCATGACGACGACGCCCTGGTCAACGTGGAACTGACCGACGGCAACAGCGACATCCTGCTGTTCGCCTCCAACGGCAAGGTCAATCGTTTCGACGAGAACACCGTGCGCTCGATGGGCCGCACCGCTTCCGGCGTGCGTGGCATGAAGCTGGTCGGCGGCGCCGAGGTGGTGTCGCTGATCGTGGCGGCCGAAGGCGACATCCTCACCGCCACCGCGCGCGGCTACGGCAAGCGCACCGAACTGGCCGAGTTCACCAAGAAGGGCCGCGGCACCCAGGGCGTGATCGGCATCCAGTGCTCCGAGCGCAACGGTGCGCTGGTGGGCGCGGTGCAGGTCACCGAGGCGCACGAGTTGATGCTGATCTCCGACCAGGGCACGCTGGTGCGTACCCGCGTGGCGGAAGTTTCGCAGCTCGGTCGCAATACCCAGGGCGTCACCCTGATCAAGCTGCCGGCCGACGAAACCCTGGTCAGCGTGATGCGGCTGGATGCGGAAGAGGACAACGGCGAGGATGCCGAAGTCGTCGGCGCAGACGTGCCCGGTGGTGGCGACGATGCGGCGACCGAGCCGGCGGCCGGCGAAGAGTAG
- a CDS encoding peroxiredoxin — MSIQPGDTIPDTAVQCIDGDIQPAQTAALFAGRKVLLFGVPGAFTPTCSNRHLPGYSAHFAEFRQRGIDVMCLAVNDGYVMQAWAASQQVPAGLLMLADGNASFTRALGLELDGSAFGMGLRTRRFALYAEDGVARLVQVEAPGELRVSSAEAMLAAVDSLR, encoded by the coding sequence ATGAGCATCCAGCCCGGCGACACGATTCCCGACACTGCCGTCCAGTGCATCGACGGCGACATCCAGCCAGCGCAGACCGCCGCCCTGTTCGCCGGACGCAAGGTGCTGCTGTTCGGCGTACCCGGCGCGTTCACCCCGACCTGCTCGAACCGGCACCTGCCTGGCTACTCGGCGCATTTCGCCGAGTTCCGGCAGCGTGGCATCGACGTGATGTGCCTGGCGGTGAACGACGGCTACGTGATGCAGGCCTGGGCCGCCTCGCAGCAGGTTCCGGCCGGCCTGTTGATGCTCGCCGACGGCAACGCCAGTTTCACCCGCGCCCTGGGGCTGGAGCTGGACGGCAGCGCCTTCGGCATGGGCCTGCGCACGCGTCGTTTTGCGCTGTATGCAGAGGATGGGGTGGCGCGCCTGGTGCAGGTGGAGGCACCCGGTGAACTGCGCGTTTCCAGCGCCGAGGCGATGCTGGCGGCGGTCGACAGCCTGCGCTGA
- a CDS encoding Hsp20/alpha crystallin family protein, which produces MNLGRHGIWNAGNGLPEEIRQAFDRFLQPEDGDASNVVTSQWAPRVDIREDEQRFVILADIPGVDPAQIEVSMDKGILTIKGERDAVAAEKDGKFTRVERARGAFHRRFALPDSADAEGVTATGKFGVLEIVIPKKAQATPRRITINVNH; this is translated from the coding sequence ATGAATCTGGGTCGTCATGGCATCTGGAACGCGGGCAACGGCCTGCCCGAAGAGATCCGTCAGGCGTTCGACCGCTTCCTGCAACCGGAAGACGGCGATGCCTCCAACGTGGTCACCAGCCAGTGGGCGCCGCGTGTCGACATTCGCGAGGACGAGCAGCGCTTCGTGATCCTGGCCGACATCCCCGGCGTGGACCCGGCACAGATCGAGGTGAGCATGGACAAGGGCATCCTCACCATCAAGGGCGAGCGTGATGCCGTTGCCGCGGAAAAGGACGGCAAGTTCACCCGGGTCGAACGTGCGCGTGGCGCCTTCCATCGCCGCTTCGCCCTGCCGGACAGCGCCGATGCCGAGGGCGTGACGGCGACAGGCAAGTTCGGCGTGCTGGAGATCGTGATACCGAAGAAGGCGCAGGCGACGCCGCGGCGCATTACCATCAACGTGAACCACTGA
- a CDS encoding DnaJ C-terminal domain-containing protein, giving the protein MEFKDYYEILGVKPDASEAEIKSAYRKLARKYHPDKNKEAGAEEKFKAVNEANEVLKDAEKRRSYDQLRAGGYRQGEQFRPPPGWQGQHGFGGGDDSDFSDFFESLFGRGGAAGGAHRGQQRPRRGQDVQASVQIDLQTAFDGGRTRLAMHDPAGGERVLEVKIPAGIQPGQVIRLSGQGQSGMAGGPNGDLLLEVGIRDDARFRLDGRNVVHVLPITPWEAALGAAVPVPTLAGTVDLRIPAGSQSGRKLRLKGRGMPGAHPGDQLVELSIRTPPADTDEQRAAYDALQAAFGDFTPR; this is encoded by the coding sequence GTGGAATTCAAAGACTATTACGAGATCCTGGGTGTGAAACCCGATGCCAGCGAGGCCGAGATCAAGTCGGCCTATCGCAAGCTCGCGCGCAAGTACCACCCGGACAAGAACAAGGAAGCCGGCGCCGAAGAGAAGTTCAAGGCGGTCAATGAAGCCAACGAGGTACTCAAGGACGCCGAGAAGCGGCGTTCCTACGACCAGTTGCGCGCCGGCGGCTACCGCCAGGGCGAGCAGTTCAGGCCGCCGCCCGGCTGGCAGGGCCAGCACGGCTTCGGTGGCGGTGACGATAGTGACTTCAGCGACTTCTTCGAGAGCCTGTTCGGGCGCGGCGGTGCCGCAGGCGGTGCCCATCGCGGCCAGCAGCGCCCGCGTCGCGGCCAGGATGTGCAGGCCTCGGTGCAGATCGACCTGCAGACGGCGTTCGATGGCGGTCGCACGCGGCTGGCGATGCACGATCCGGCCGGCGGAGAGCGCGTGCTGGAAGTGAAGATTCCGGCGGGCATCCAGCCCGGCCAGGTGATCCGCCTGTCCGGCCAGGGCCAGTCCGGCATGGCTGGTGGTCCGAACGGCGACCTGCTGCTGGAGGTGGGCATCCGTGACGACGCGCGTTTCCGCCTGGACGGCCGCAACGTGGTGCACGTGCTGCCGATCACGCCGTGGGAGGCGGCACTGGGCGCGGCCGTGCCGGTGCCGACCCTGGCCGGAACGGTCGACCTGCGCATCCCGGCGGGTTCGCAATCGGGGCGCAAGCTGCGGCTGAAGGGCCGTGGCATGCCGGGTGCTCATCCCGGCGACCAGCTGGTGGAGCTGTCCATCCGCACGCCACCGGCGGACACCGACGAGCAGCGTGCCGCCTACGATGCGCTGCAGGCGGCGTTCGGCGACTTCACCCCGCGGTAA
- the pilH gene encoding twitching motility response regulator PilH, with protein sequence MARILIVDDSPSQLLGIKRIVEKLGHETLSAEDGAAGVEVAKAEKPDLILMDVVMPNLNGFQATRTISKNADTAHIPIILVTTKDQETDKVWGMRQGAKAYVTKPIREEELVKALEEFLPG encoded by the coding sequence ATGGCACGCATCCTGATCGTCGACGACTCCCCTTCACAGCTGCTTGGCATCAAGCGCATCGTCGAAAAACTCGGGCATGAAACCCTTTCCGCCGAAGACGGTGCCGCCGGCGTGGAAGTGGCCAAGGCCGAAAAGCCGGACCTGATCCTGATGGACGTGGTCATGCCCAACCTCAACGGCTTCCAGGCGACCCGCACGATCAGCAAGAACGCCGACACGGCACACATCCCGATCATCCTGGTCACCACCAAGGATCAGGAAACCGACAAGGTCTGGGGCATGCGCCAGGGTGCCAAGGCCTATGTGACCAAGCCGATCCGCGAGGAAGAGCTGGTCAAGGCCTTGGAAGAATTCCTGCCGGGCTGA
- a CDS encoding YhdH/YhfP family quinone oxidoreductase, which yields MNSFRAFRIHHDDAGHRAGIEHMTPDALSPGEVLIKVAYSSVNYKDALAGTGRGRILRSYPLNGGIDVAGRVVASTDPAFREGDAVLCTGSGLSETRDGGYGEYARLDARWTIPLPAGLSLRESMIIGTAGFTAALALLRMQDNRQTPALGPIAVTGASGGVGQLAIDIFSRAGYEVHAISGKAEHFDALRALGARECVDRHQLAFSGKPMDSARFGGALDNVGGAMLGGLLPLISPYGNVAICGNAGGIAFDSTVMPFIIRGASLLGIASAGTARDLRDSVWQHLASDWKPRQLERIVTLEARLDELPGVFARMLAGESFGRTLVRIDSTV from the coding sequence ATGAACAGTTTCCGCGCTTTCCGCATCCACCACGACGACGCCGGCCATCGTGCCGGCATCGAGCACATGACCCCCGACGCGCTGTCCCCGGGCGAAGTCCTGATCAAGGTCGCCTACTCGTCGGTGAACTACAAGGACGCCCTGGCCGGCACCGGCAGGGGTCGCATCCTGCGCAGCTACCCCCTGAACGGCGGGATCGACGTGGCCGGTCGGGTGGTGGCCTCCACCGACCCCGCGTTCAGGGAGGGCGACGCCGTGTTGTGCACCGGCAGCGGCCTGTCCGAGACACGCGACGGCGGTTATGGCGAATACGCCCGGCTCGACGCGCGCTGGACGATTCCGCTGCCTGCCGGGCTGAGCCTGCGCGAAAGCATGATCATCGGCACCGCCGGTTTCACCGCGGCGCTCGCGCTGCTGCGCATGCAGGACAATCGGCAGACGCCGGCCCTGGGCCCGATCGCGGTGACCGGTGCCAGCGGCGGCGTGGGCCAGTTGGCGATCGATATCTTCAGCCGTGCCGGCTACGAAGTGCACGCCATCAGCGGCAAGGCGGAACACTTCGATGCGCTGCGTGCGCTCGGTGCCCGCGAATGCGTCGATCGCCACCAGCTCGCCTTCAGCGGCAAGCCGATGGACTCCGCCCGCTTCGGCGGCGCGCTGGACAACGTCGGCGGCGCGATGCTGGGCGGCCTGTTGCCCCTGATCAGCCCGTACGGCAACGTGGCGATCTGCGGCAACGCCGGCGGCATCGCCTTCGACAGCACCGTCATGCCGTTCATCATCCGCGGCGCCAGCCTGCTCGGGATCGCCTCGGCGGGCACCGCCCGCGACCTGCGCGACAGCGTCTGGCAGCATCTGGCCAGCGACTGGAAACCCCGGCAGCTGGAACGCATCGTCACCCTCGAAGCACGGCTGGACGAGCTGCCGGGCGTGTTTGCGCGTATGCTCGCAGGCGAATCCTTCGGACGTACCCTGGTGCGCATCGACAGCACGGTTTGA
- a CDS encoding TIGR00730 family Rossman fold protein — MTQPTALCVYCGSSSGRHPEYAEQAHAFGTEMARRGIALVYGGGKVGLMGVVADAVLAGGGKVIGVIPRQLVELEVAHPGLSELVVVETMHQRKTRMYELSDAFVALPGGFGTMDEMFEMLTWAQLGLHRYPCAFLDVRGYYRDLRQMMQHMVQENFVRAEQRDGIWFGDSMAELFDWMAAYQGSYVPKWIDTRSVDA; from the coding sequence ATGACCCAACCCACCGCCCTCTGCGTCTACTGCGGCTCCAGCTCCGGCCGCCATCCCGAATACGCCGAACAGGCCCATGCCTTCGGCACGGAAATGGCGCGGCGCGGCATCGCGCTGGTCTATGGCGGCGGCAAGGTCGGCCTGATGGGCGTGGTGGCCGATGCCGTGCTCGCCGGTGGCGGCAAGGTGATCGGGGTGATTCCGCGCCAGCTGGTGGAGCTGGAAGTGGCGCACCCGGGCCTGAGCGAGCTGGTGGTGGTCGAGACCATGCATCAGCGCAAGACGCGCATGTACGAGTTGTCCGATGCCTTCGTCGCCCTGCCCGGGGGCTTCGGCACCATGGACGAGATGTTCGAGATGCTGACCTGGGCCCAGCTCGGCCTGCATCGCTATCCCTGCGCCTTCCTCGACGTGCGCGGCTACTATCGCGACCTGCGCCAGATGATGCAGCACATGGTCCAGGAAAACTTCGTGCGGGCCGAACAGCGCGATGGCATCTGGTTCGGCGACAGCATGGCGGAGCTGTTCGACTGGATGGCCGCTTACCAGGGCAGCTACGTGCCGAAGTGGATCGACACCCGCAGCGTCGACGCCTGA
- the lpdA gene encoding dihydrolipoyl dehydrogenase, translated as MSEKFDVIVIGAGPAGYVAAIRAAQLGLKTACVDAFTGKDGKPALGGTCLNVGCIPSKALLDSSRQFWNIAHNLPVHGISVGDAKVDMGTFIGRKDKIVKQFTGGIAQLFKANKVTPFFGTGKLLKGNSVEITAADGSKQTISATNVILASGSIPIELPFAKFDGKAIVDNAGALDFTEVPKRLGVIGAGVIGLELGSVWRRMGAEVTIIEALPDFLSVADADIAKVAAKEFAKQGLDIKLDAKLNKAEVKKDGVHLTYTDKSGEQQLIVDKLLVAVGRRAYTQNLLADDAGVKLDERGRILVDEHCHTGVDGVWAIGDAVRGPMLAHKGSEEGVAVAEWIAGKAGHVNYDTIPFVIYTEPEVAWAGKTEKELKDAGVPYKVGSFPFAAIGRAVAMNEAIGQVKMIAHAETDRILGVHMVGPGVSELIAECVVAMEFKGSSEDLARIVHAHPTLSEAVHEAALSVDKRAIHKGN; from the coding sequence ATGAGCGAAAAATTCGATGTCATCGTCATTGGCGCCGGCCCGGCCGGCTACGTGGCCGCGATCCGCGCCGCGCAGCTGGGCCTGAAGACGGCCTGCGTCGACGCGTTCACCGGCAAGGACGGCAAGCCCGCCCTGGGCGGCACCTGCCTCAACGTGGGCTGCATCCCGTCCAAGGCGCTGCTCGACTCCTCGCGCCAGTTCTGGAACATCGCGCACAACCTGCCGGTGCACGGCATCAGCGTGGGCGATGCCAAGGTCGACATGGGCACGTTCATCGGCCGCAAGGACAAGATCGTCAAGCAGTTCACCGGTGGCATCGCCCAGCTGTTCAAGGCGAACAAGGTCACCCCGTTCTTCGGTACCGGCAAGCTGTTGAAGGGCAACTCGGTCGAGATCACGGCCGCCGACGGCAGCAAGCAGACGATCAGCGCGACCAACGTGATCCTGGCCTCCGGTTCCATTCCGATCGAGCTGCCGTTCGCCAAGTTCGACGGCAAGGCGATCGTCGACAACGCCGGTGCGCTGGACTTCACCGAGGTGCCGAAGCGCCTGGGCGTGATCGGCGCAGGCGTGATCGGCCTGGAGCTGGGCAGCGTGTGGCGCCGCATGGGCGCGGAAGTGACCATCATCGAAGCGCTGCCCGATTTCCTTTCGGTGGCCGACGCCGACATCGCCAAGGTTGCCGCCAAGGAGTTCGCCAAGCAGGGCCTGGACATCAAGCTCGACGCCAAGCTCAACAAGGCCGAGGTGAAGAAGGACGGCGTGCATCTCACCTACACCGACAAGAGCGGCGAGCAGCAGCTTATCGTCGACAAGCTGCTGGTGGCCGTCGGCCGCCGCGCCTACACGCAGAACCTGCTGGCCGACGACGCCGGCGTGAAACTGGATGAGCGCGGCCGCATTCTTGTCGACGAACACTGCCACACCGGCGTGGACGGCGTGTGGGCGATCGGCGACGCGGTGCGCGGCCCGATGCTGGCGCACAAGGGTTCCGAGGAAGGCGTGGCGGTGGCCGAGTGGATCGCCGGCAAGGCCGGCCACGTCAACTACGACACCATCCCGTTCGTGATCTACACCGAGCCGGAAGTGGCCTGGGCCGGCAAGACCGAGAAGGAACTGAAGGACGCCGGCGTGCCGTACAAGGTCGGCAGCTTCCCGTTCGCCGCCATCGGCCGCGCCGTGGCGATGAACGAGGCCATCGGCCAGGTGAAGATGATCGCCCACGCCGAAACCGACCGCATCCTGGGCGTGCACATGGTCGGCCCGGGCGTCTCCGAGCTGATCGCCGAGTGCGTGGTGGCGATGGAGTTCAAGGGTTCGTCCGAGGATCTGGCGCGCATCGTCCACGCGCATCCGACCTTGTCCGAAGCCGTGCACGAAGCCGCCCTGTCGGTCGACAAGCGCGCCATCCACAAGGGCAATTGA